The following is a genomic window from Candidatus Dependentiae bacterium.
CGTTTGCACGGAGCAGTTCTTTATTATGCATGCGTGCATGAACTTCAAACCCTTGATTGGTCATAACCGTCCCTACAACACCGGTTTCGTTTTCATACAGCGGATGGGTGAGTAATAGCGCTAAAATATCATCGCCATTTTTCACTTGGCCGAGTCTACTGACTGCCATAACTCTATCGCCATCACCATCGAATGCAAAGCCAGCGTCAGCATGGTGCAGGGTGACTGCGTGCTGCAATGATTCAAGATGCAGTGCGCCGCAATCCTGGTTGATATTTGTGCCCGTTGGCTGGTGATTAATGAGCATGACCTGTGCGCCAAAGCTTTGGAAAATAGTATGCGCCACTTTGTAGGTTGCGCCATGTGCACAATCAAGAACTATTGTTGTATTTTGTAAAAAGTTTTTTGGAAAAAATTCTGCGAGTGTTGCGCAATATTCTTTTTGAGCATCTTCCCACATAACGGTGGTACCAAGCGCGGTATAATTGAGCGCATTAAGATCTTGTGCGTAAAAAAGTTCTGATAGTTTTAATTCATCATCAAGGCTGAGCTTGCCACGGTGTGCATCAACAAGCTTAATGCCGTTGTCGTGGTATGGGTTATGTGATGCTGAAATAATAATGCCAAGATTAAAAAGCGGATTTTTGGTAACCAATTGATAGATGGTTGGGGTAGGGACTACTTGTGCGTCATAGATAGTTATTT
Proteins encoded in this region:
- the glmM gene encoding phosphoglucosamine mutase (catalyzes the conversion of glucosamine-6-phosphate to glucosamine-1-phosphate); the protein is MKHNIFGTDGIRGLVGAEPFSITSIIKLGMAIGAWAQKTYGTTPVILLGHDTRESCSLVKAALQTGLLLHKITIYDAQVVPTPTIYQLVTKNPLFNLGIIISASHNPYHDNGIKLVDAHRGKLSLDDELKLSELFYAQDLNALNYTALGTTVMWEDAQKEYCATLAEFFPKNFLQNTTIVLDCAHGATYKVAHTIFQSFGAQVMLINHQPTGTNINQDCGALHLESLQHAVTLHHADAGFAFDGDGDRVMAVSRLGQVKNGDDILALLLTHPLYENETGVVGTVMTNQGFEVHARMHNKELLRANVGDKYVAELLEKKQMLLGGEQSGHIIVRDYLNTGDGIFTALRTLQAMIHTNNWDMETFEKFPQILINVPITVKKDLTEPHLAKIITEHEAQLHGGRVLVRYSGTELLLRIMIEDSHEETAHSVGNHLSQELIKQLSV